A region of Drosophila suzukii chromosome 2L, CBGP_Dsuzu_IsoJpt1.0, whole genome shotgun sequence DNA encodes the following proteins:
- the hook gene encoding protein hook, with product MSAPKNEMYYSLLEWFKTLNLNAPHADAESLADGVALAQALNQFAPESFTDAWLSKIKASAVGSNWRLRMSNLKKVTQSVYDYYSEVLNLSLSDFSKPDLQRIAEKCDLGELERLLQLVLGCAVNCAKKQSYITEIMCLEEELQANIMRALQELETTRQASSPEGGVVSSLSRSSLSGILDTKAVQEERDAMAQKCFETEKKMLLLIDEKTNLQQELQKLQQEFARLEQHSTVIGDDGVSLGPVQAGSVRYNELRRQLDLLKEELLQSEGAREDLKLKAQQQDTDLLHMQMRIEELMKSSAEVITLKDEVDVLRESNDKLKICEAQLDTYKKKLEDYNDLKKQVKILEERSADYVQQNAQFEEDAKRYANTKGQVELFKKEIQDLHAKLDAESSKNVKLEFDNKNLEGKNLALQRAKDSLLKERDNLRETVDELKCGQLSSNSALTGTTVSRELQPSATVEKLQRLEAENKALREGQGGQTALAQLLDDANKRCENLREQLKTANERILSLSHASQSDDPILKESEFGKQIKQLMELNEQKTLQLEEAVTQSTSLQCKVTQLETNLSAREQEILVYDAKYRKCVEKAKEVIKSIDPRIASALDASVLEKSADLVEEEPKPKMSVMEEQLMTSAFYRLGVNAQRDAIDSKLAILMGSGQTFLARQRQSAPRKSLSAMKSK from the exons ATGTCCGCGCCCAAGAACGAGATGTACTACAGCCTGTTAGAGTGGTTCAAGACCCTCAATCTGAATGCTCCGCACGCAGATGCGGAATCTTTGGCCGACGGAGTAGCTCTGGCCCAGGCCCTGAATCAATTCGCCCCCGAATCTTTTACCGACGCCTGGCTGTCCAAGATCAAGGCCAGCGCCGTGGGCAGCAACTGGCGGCTGCGGATGAGCAACCTTAAGAAGGTGACGCAGTCGGTGTATGACTACTACAGCGAAGTGCTCAACCTCTCCCTGAGTGATTTCTCCAAGCCGGATCTGCAGAGGATTGCCGAGAAATGCGACCTGGGCGAACTGGAGCGCCTGTTGCAGCTGGTACTCGGGTGCGCCGTCAACTGTGCCAAGAAGCAGTCCTACATCACTGAGATCATGTGTCTGGAGGAGGAACTGCAGGCAAACATCATGCGAGCTCTACAGGAGCTGGAGACCACAAGGCAAGCCTCCTCGCCGGAGGGCGGTGTGGTCAGCTCCCTGTCGCGCAGCTCCCTTAGCGGAATTCTGGACACCAAGGCCGTGCAGGAGGAGCGCGACGCCATGGCTCAGAAATGCTTCGAGACCGAGAAGAAAATGCTGCTGCTTATTGACGAGAAAACAAACCTTCAGCAGGAGTTGCAAAAGCTGCAACAGGAGTTTGCCCGCCTGGAGCAACACTCCACGGTGATTGGAGATGATGGTGTCTCTTTGGGACCAGTCCAAGCCGGATCTGTACGCTACAACGAGCTGCGCCGCCAGCTGGACCTACTTAAGGAGGAACTGCTGCAGTCCGAAGGAGCCCGCGAAGACCTGAAACTCAAGGCCCAACAACAGGATACAGATCTGCTTCATATGCAAATGCGCATCGAGGAATTGATG AAAAGCTCTGCTGAGGTAATCACTCTCAAGGACGAGGTCGACGTTCTACGGGAATCCAATGACAAACTTAAGATTTGTGAGGCCCAGCTTGACACGTACAAGAAGAAGCTAGAAGACTATAACGACCTGAAAAAGCAGGTCAAGATCCTGGAGGAGCGCAGCGCCGACTATGTACAACAGAATGCGCAGTTTGAGGAGGATGCCAAACGATATGCCAATACTAAAGGTCAGGTGGAATTGTTCAAGAAGGAGATCCAAGACCTGCATGCCAAGCTGGACGCCGAGAGCAGCAAGAACGTTAAACTCGAGTTTGACAACAAGAATCTGGAGGGCAAGAACCTAGCCCTGCAGCGGGCCAAGGACAGCCTGCTCAAGGAGCGCGATAATCTTCGCGAGACCGTCGACGAGCTGAAGTGCGGACAACTGTCCTCCAACTCGGCGCTGACTGGCACCACCGTTTCCCGGGAATTGCAGCCGTCTGCAACTGTGGAAAAACTACAGCGTCTGGAGGCGGAGAACAAGGCGCTACGCGAGGGGCAGGGTGGCCAGACAGCTTTGGCG CAACTTCTGGACGATGCCAACAAACGCTGCGAAAATTTGCGCGAGCAGCTTAAGACGGCCAATGAACGTATTCTTTCCCTATCGCATGCCTCCCAAAGCGATGATCCTATTTTAAAAGA GAGCGAGTTTGGCAAACAAATTAAACAGCTGATGGAGCTAAATGAGCAGAAGA CTCTTCAACTGGAGGAAGCCGTGACCCAGAGCACGTCTCTACAATGTAAGGTGACTCAGCTGGAAACGAATTTATCAGCACGTGAGCAAGAAATTCTGGTGTATGACGCCAAATACCGAAAATGCGTGGAGAAGGCCAAAGAGGTGATCAAGAGCATAGACCCGCGAATTGCCAGTG CACTAGATGCTAGTGTGCTGGAAAAGAGTGCTGATCTTGTCGAGGAGGAACCGAAGCCTAAGATGAGTGTGATGGAGGAGCAGCTGATGACCTCAGCCTTCTACAGGCTGGGTGTTAATGCCCAACGCGATGCAATCGACTCAAAGCTGGCCATCCTAATGGGCTCGGGCCAGACCTTCCTTGCCCGCCAGCGGCAGTCGGCACCTCGCAAATCCCTAAGTGCAATGAAATCAAAGTAG
- the LOC108020976 gene encoding uncharacterized protein C1orf50 homolog yields MKRVAEMDQLTYQTAVKKAQLVERNPQLQLDPLRVSMHQEEDIIALAQQIQNADKQLKNTTCHKLGVIMEQIKMLQAQAMDILKESGLNQELHSAACNFTKKPGQIYHLYQRASGQNYFSMLSPEEWNLSVDQTFKGSYRLEFDLSWTPVDKIKEQDEKLKWAEQCMQKALESGRGSAMAIDFNISND; encoded by the exons ATGAAAAGGGTTGCTGAAATGGACCAACTAACGTATCAAACAGCTGTTAAGAAGG CCCAACTGGTCGAGAGGAATCCCCAATTGCAGTTGGATCCATTGCGCGTTTCTATGCACCAGGAGGAGGATATCATAGCCTTGGCCCAACAGATCCAAAATGCAGACAAACAATTGAAAAACACTACTTGCCATAAGCTGGGGGTTATAATGGAGCAG ATCAAGATGCTTCAGGCCCAGGCCATGGATATATTAAAAGAGTCCGGTCTCAACCAAGAACTGCATAGTGCGGCCTGCAACTTCACCAAAAAACCCGGGCAGATCTACCATCTTTATCAAAGGGCATCGGGTCAAAACTATTTCAGCATGCTATCACCGGAA GAATGGAATCTATCGGTTGACCAGACGTTTAAAGGCAGCTACAGGTTGGAATTCGATTTGAGCTGGACCCCAGTGGATAAGATTAAGGAGCAGGATGAGAAACTCAAGTGGGCAGAGCAATGTATGCAAAAGGCTCTGGAAAGTGGGCGCGGTTCGGCTATGGCCATTGACTTTAATATAAGTAatgattaa
- the Sidpn gene encoding protein hairy — MTAKRDKDYSKNKSAPGIGFTAAGSTNGSGIKSIGLVSSTQNVTSSQDISKRTNKPLMEKRRRARINQSLAILKALILESTKSQNAKNGEGQAKHTKLEKADILELTVRHFQRHRNLDDPTVNKYRAGYTDCAREVARYLATPEPPPLGTMPTLAEPGSKARLLRHLDQCIAEIDVEICPHSTATFAESPSSSSCFDLNHAKKSQPEEHSLDYSSQDSNPLDYSKGLKLVAMEQRTQPPTPAPQDENNNRGLQAQAQTPIPIQVQGQAQSQPSPQDAAVPSELSYEEDRNKVCANVLEQYKQQLKAQVQQQPDSANGVLVLPPHYVQLAAALGLSAQPLVDPIATRTDFERLIELQRVQPHLAGKLSPNFPGGLEAAHVAAAAAAAYANSMAVAASAGVNVSAMATSGAGTPSVHQERPASVAASVSSGVSVSEHKSMPATQQSSPRSESGIGSNENEAPVTSPRPQTSNAARQALRQRQEEEYHYMAQAAAAAAAAAAGQDESMWRPW; from the exons atgacAGCAAAACGTGATAAGGATTACTCGAAAAATAAATCAGCACCTG GCATCGGATTCACCGCCGCCGGCTCAACCAATGGCAGCGGCATAAAATCCATCGGGCTGGTCAGCTCCACGCAGAATGTGACCTCGTCGCAGGACATCAGCAAGCGGACAAACAAACCACTCATGGAGAAGCGTCGGCGGGCGCGCATCAACCAGAGCCTGGCCATCCTGAAGGCCCTCATCCTCGAGTCCACCAAGAGCCAGAATGCCAAGAACGGCGAGGGCCAGGCGAAGCACACCAAGCTGGAGAAGGCGGACATCCTGGAACTGACCGTCCGTCACTTTCAACGGCATCGCAATCTCGATGATCCCA CGGTTAACAAATACCGAGCGGGTTACACGGACTGTGCTCGCGAGGTGGCTCGATACCTGGCCACCCCGGAGCCGCCACCTTTGGGCACCATGCCCACTTTGGCAGAGCCTGGCTCCAAGGCGCGACTCCTGCGACATTTGGACCAGTGCATCGCCGAGATCGACGTGGAGATCTGTCCCCACTCGACGGCCACCTTTGCGGAGAgtcccagcagcagcagctgcttTGACCTGAACCACGCGAAGAAGTCGCAACCGGAGGAACATTCGCTGGACTACAGCAGTCAGGACTCGAATCCCCTTGACTACAGCAAAGGCCTGAAGTTGGTGGCAATGGAGCAGAGAACCCAACCTCCCACGCCGGCGCCGCAGGATGAAAACAACAATCGTGGACTCCAGGCGCAGGCGCAGACTCCGATTCCGATTCAGGTGCAGGGCCAGGCACAAAGTCAGCCTTCGCCGCAGGATGCAGCCGTTCCCAGCGAGCTGAGCTACGAGGAGGATCGCAACAAGGTGTGCGCCAATGTCCTGGAGCAGTACAAGCAGCAACTGAAGGCGCAGGTGCAGCAGCAACCCGACTCCGCCAACGGTGTCCTGGTCCTGCCGCCCCACTACGTCCAACTGGCGGCGGCCCTTGGCCTGAGTGCCCAGCCCCTGGTGGATCCGATAGCCACTCGCACGGACTTCGAGCGGCTGATTGAGTTGCAAAGGGTTCAGCCCCACTTGGCCGGCAAGTTGAGTCCCAATTTCCCTGGAGGCTTGGAGGCGGCTCATGTGGCTGCCGCAGCGGCTGCAGCCTATGCCAACAGCATGGCGGTGGCCGCATCCGCCGGTGTCAACGTTTCCGCCATGGCCACTTCCGGAGCGGGAACGCCATCCGTTCACCAGGAGAGACCCGCCTCTGTGGCAGCCTCTGTCAGTTCCGGCGTCTCTGTGTCGGAACACAAGTCCATGCCCGCCACGCAGCAATCCTCGCCCAGATCCGAGAGTGGCATCGGTTCGAATGAGAACGAGGCTCCGGTGACCAGTCCGCGCCCGCAGACGAGCAACGCAGCTCGTCAGGCCTTAAGACAACGCCAGGAGGAGGAGTACCATTACATGGCCCAGGCGGCGGCGgctgcagcggcagcagctgcTGGACAGGATGAGAGCATGTGGCGACCCTGGTGA